The Cloeon dipterum chromosome 3, ieCloDipt1.1, whole genome shotgun sequence genome includes a region encoding these proteins:
- the LOC135939362 gene encoding serine/threonine-protein kinase MAK isoform X2: MNRYVTLAQLGDGTYGSVVLGQRVDTGEKVAIKRMKRKYFSWDEAMSLREVKSLKKLSHTNVIKLKEVIRENDTLYFVFEYMKENLYQLMRDRDKLFPEALVRNMTFQVLQGLAFMHRNGFFHRDMKPENLLCCGPELIKIADFGLAREIRSQPPYTDYVSTRWYRAPEVLLHSTNYGPPIDMWAVGCIMAEMYTFRPLFPGNSEIDQIFKICSVLGTVDKRDWPEGYQLASAMNFKFPQFSRTPLASLVPNANDAGISLMEDLLSYDPAKRPTAVQAIRYPYFKMAQKLGMLPSNSTSHLNLTQSGVSYDPPSARRWKQDSELEDLLGDNAIWSQRNGYEPSTVTLIAPPDSKHSAHYQRFDSARIVLPDRHVAYVTKGSNSQPVTSKSSYVPSMMQNGRPSATLHGRTDWAAKYLK; this comes from the exons ATGAATCGCTACGTGACCCTGGCCCAGCTGGGCGATGGCACTTATGGATCGGTTGTGCTAGGTCAGAGAGTGGACACCGGAGAGAAAGTCGCGATTAAAAG aatgaaaagaaaatatttttcctgggATGAGGCGATGAGTCTCCGCGAAGTGAAG TCCTTGAAAAAGCTCAGCCACACGAATGTCATCAAGTTAAAAGAGGTCATACGGGAAAACGACACTCTCTACTTTGTGTTTGAATACATGAAGGAAAACTTGTACCAACTGATGCGAGACag gGACAAGTTGTTTCCCGAAGCGTTGGTGCGCAACATGACGTTTCAGGTGCTGCAAGGCCTAGCCTTCATGCACAGAAACGGATTCTTCCACCGGGACATGAAGCCGGAAAATCTGCTCTGTTGCGGGCCCGAGCTGATCAAAATCGCCGACTTCGGCCTCGCCAGGGAAATCAGATCTCAGCCGCCGTACACCGATTACGTTTCAACGAGATG gTATCGGGCGCCAGAAGTGCTGCTCCATTCGACCAACTACGGTCCGCCGATCGACATGTGGGCTGTGGGCTGCATCATGGCCGAAATGTACACCTTCCGGCCGCTCTTCCCGGGCAACAGCGAGATCGACCAGATTTTCAAGATATGCAGCGTCCTCGGCACGGTGGACAAGAGAGACTGGCCTGAAGGCTACCAACTCGCCTCGGCCATGAACTTCAAGTTCCCGCAGTTCTCGCGCACGCCGCTCGCCTCGCTGGTGCCCAACGCCAACGACGCCGGCATCTCCCTGATGGAAGACCTGCTCTCCTATGACCCTGCTAAACGACCCACGGCTGTCCAGGCGATCAG GTACCCATATTTCAAAATGGCCCAAAAATTGGGCATGCTACCCTCAAACTCGACGTCTCACCTCAATCTAACTCAGTCTGGAGTTTCCTACGACCCGCCCAGTGCCAGGAGATGGAAGCAAGATTCCGAGTTAGAAGATCTGTTGGG GGATAACGCCATCTGGAGCCAGCGCAACGGCTACGAGCCGTCAACGGTGACCCTGATCGCGCCGCCGGACAGCAAGCACAGCGCGCACTACCAGAGATTCGACTCGGCGCGCATCGTCCTGCCTGACCGGCACGTCGCCTACG TGACCAAGGGCTCCAACAGCCAGCCAGTGACCTCCAAGAGCAGCTACGTGCCCTCTATGATGCAGAACGGACGGCCGTCGGCAACCCTACACGGCCGAACAGATTGGGCTGCCAA ATACCTGAAGTAA
- the kud gene encoding transmembrane protein 258 yields MDVTQMSRYVSPVNPAVFPHLTCVLMGIGIFFTAWFFVYEVTSNKLSRYIFKELLIALVASIFLGSGIVFLALWVGIYV; encoded by the coding sequence atGGACGTGACGCAAATGAGTCGGTACGTGTCGCCGGTGAACCCTGCCGTGTTTCCGCACCTGACCTGCGTTCTCATGGGCATCGGCATTTTCTTCACAGCCTGGTTCTTCGTGTACGAGGTCACCAGCAATAAGCTCAGCCGCTACATCTTCAAGGAGCTGCTCATCGCCTTAGTTGCCTCCATCTTCCTGGGCAGCGGAATCGTGTTCTTGGCCCTTTGGGTCGGCATTTACGTATGA
- the LOC135939362 gene encoding serine/threonine-protein kinase MAK isoform X1, with product MNRYVTLAQLGDGTYGSVVLGQRVDTGEKVAIKRMKRKYFSWDEAMSLREVKSLKKLSHTNVIKLKEVIRENDTLYFVFEYMKENLYQLMRDRDKLFPEALVRNMTFQVLQGLAFMHRNGFFHRDMKPENLLCCGPELIKIADFGLAREIRSQPPYTDYVSTRWYRAPEVLLHSTNYGPPIDMWAVGCIMAEMYTFRPLFPGNSEIDQIFKICSVLGTVDKRDWPEGYQLASAMNFKFPQFSRTPLASLVPNANDAGISLMEDLLSYDPAKRPTAVQAIRYPYFKMAQKLGMLPSNSTSHLNLTQSGVSYDPPSARRWKQDSELEDLLGNAIPNAETHLQRALLNDRAKAGRPPAPPVLLSRSWGDANASKHFITRDNAIWSQRNGYEPSTVTLIAPPDSKHSAHYQRFDSARIVLPDRHVAYVTKGSNSQPVTSKSSYVPSMMQNGRPSATLHGRTDWAAKYLK from the exons ATGAATCGCTACGTGACCCTGGCCCAGCTGGGCGATGGCACTTATGGATCGGTTGTGCTAGGTCAGAGAGTGGACACCGGAGAGAAAGTCGCGATTAAAAG aatgaaaagaaaatatttttcctgggATGAGGCGATGAGTCTCCGCGAAGTGAAG TCCTTGAAAAAGCTCAGCCACACGAATGTCATCAAGTTAAAAGAGGTCATACGGGAAAACGACACTCTCTACTTTGTGTTTGAATACATGAAGGAAAACTTGTACCAACTGATGCGAGACag gGACAAGTTGTTTCCCGAAGCGTTGGTGCGCAACATGACGTTTCAGGTGCTGCAAGGCCTAGCCTTCATGCACAGAAACGGATTCTTCCACCGGGACATGAAGCCGGAAAATCTGCTCTGTTGCGGGCCCGAGCTGATCAAAATCGCCGACTTCGGCCTCGCCAGGGAAATCAGATCTCAGCCGCCGTACACCGATTACGTTTCAACGAGATG gTATCGGGCGCCAGAAGTGCTGCTCCATTCGACCAACTACGGTCCGCCGATCGACATGTGGGCTGTGGGCTGCATCATGGCCGAAATGTACACCTTCCGGCCGCTCTTCCCGGGCAACAGCGAGATCGACCAGATTTTCAAGATATGCAGCGTCCTCGGCACGGTGGACAAGAGAGACTGGCCTGAAGGCTACCAACTCGCCTCGGCCATGAACTTCAAGTTCCCGCAGTTCTCGCGCACGCCGCTCGCCTCGCTGGTGCCCAACGCCAACGACGCCGGCATCTCCCTGATGGAAGACCTGCTCTCCTATGACCCTGCTAAACGACCCACGGCTGTCCAGGCGATCAG GTACCCATATTTCAAAATGGCCCAAAAATTGGGCATGCTACCCTCAAACTCGACGTCTCACCTCAATCTAACTCAGTCTGGAGTTTCCTACGACCCGCCCAGTGCCAGGAGATGGAAGCAAGATTCCGAGTTAGAAGATCTGTTGGG CAACGCAATCCCAAACGCAGAAACACACCTGCAGCGGGCCCTGTTGAACGACAGGGCCaaggccggccggccgccggcgccgcccgTTCTCTTGAGCAGAAGCTGGGGCGATGCCAACGCCTCCAAACACTTCATCACTAG GGATAACGCCATCTGGAGCCAGCGCAACGGCTACGAGCCGTCAACGGTGACCCTGATCGCGCCGCCGGACAGCAAGCACAGCGCGCACTACCAGAGATTCGACTCGGCGCGCATCGTCCTGCCTGACCGGCACGTCGCCTACG TGACCAAGGGCTCCAACAGCCAGCCAGTGACCTCCAAGAGCAGCTACGTGCCCTCTATGATGCAGAACGGACGGCCGTCGGCAACCCTACACGGCCGAACAGATTGGGCTGCCAA ATACCTGAAGTAA